The DNA segment TCAGGCGTCCACGCCCGGCGTAGGGCTCGACGGCGGCGAGCACTTCGGCGCTCCGACCCGTGGCTGAGACGGCGACCACCACGAGGTCGTCGCTCGGCGGCGGCAGCTGCACCGCGCTCGCCCACTCCGCCACTACTGCTCGGCCCGTCGCGCGGGCCGCGCGCGCCACCCGGTCGGCCGCGTAGCGGCTCGAGCCCATGCCGAGGATGAGAACGCGTGCCGGTCGCGACGCGCCCAGCACGCTCGCGAGGTCGTCGATCTGGTCGAGCGCACCCGCGAGCGCGCGGTAGCTCGCCGGGATCGCCGTCAGGTCGTCGGGGAATCGGGTGGTGTCCACGGGGGGTCCTCCAGCTCGGGATCGGGGTCGAAGCGGTGGGTGATCGCCCAGTCGGCCGCATAGCGCCAGCGGGGGAGGTACCGCTCGGCGTACGCGACCTCGCGCAGCAGCTGCTGGGCCTCGAGCGCCGGCAGGCGCCGCTCGTCGAGAAGCGGAGCTCCGGCCAGGTGGGGGGAGACGTCCCGGTACCCGGCGAGCAGGTCGTGCCGCGCGTGGTCCGCCCACGCGCGGATCGCGGGATGATCGCCCTGCCGTTTCGCGACGATCGCGCCGACCAGGTCGAGCGACACGAGGAGGTGGGCGACATCGACGGCGGCCTCAGCGGCGTCGGGGTCGAAATCGCCGAGCGGGTCGCCATCGAAGTCGATCAGCCGCATCGTGCCGGTGGCATCCCGCAGCACCTGTCCGACGTGCAGGTCGCCGTGGATCGCGAATCGTGGCGCGCGCAGCGCCGGGGCCGCAGCGAGAACTGCGGCCAGTGCGCCCCAGCGTGCTCGCAGACGCAGCGCACCGGCGTCCGTGGCGTCCGGGGGTCCGTCCGCTGGCGGCGGAAGCGTCGCACCGAGGGGGGCAGCGATCGCTCCCGGTCCGGGTGACCCGCCTGCCGTCGCCTCGGCTGTCGCGTCGGCGAGAGCCGCGTGCACCCGGGCGACCAGGCGGCCGAGCTGCCGCGGCCAGGCCGACCGCTGCGACGCCGCGACCGCGGCGCCGGCCTCGTCGACAGCCCACGTCCACCCGTCGACGCTGTCGGCGTGGAACTGGTGCACGGTCGCCACCGTGGCGCGCCCGTGCGGGGTGTCGAGCTCGAGGGTTCCGTGCAGGAGGGGGAGGACATCCGGGCACCGCTCGGCGACAGCGCGGGTCACGCGCACGGCGCGATCGCCGTCGCCGAGCCGCCCGACCACCTTCACGATCAGGCGCTCGTCCACCACGACGTTCCAGTTCGTCATGTCGATGCCGGCGCCGAGCCCGCGCTCGTGCCCGACGACCGTGCCGGGCGCCGCGTCGACGGTGCGCCGCACGCCGGGCGGCAGGGGAGAGCCGGAGAGCAGCCGCGCGAGTTCCGCGGCGATGCCATCGCCGGCCTGCGCGGGCTCTCCGTTCCGGGTGAGGATCCGCACCCGCTGCCCCGGGCCCCAGTGCACCGTCCCCGCCGAGAGCGCGAGCTCGAGCTCGATCGCGGCGTCCTCGGGTGACGAATTCATTGAACCCCAATTGAAACAATTGTGTTACAGCTCGCAAGTGCGCCCTATCCTGCCATTGTCGGGTGTTGCGCCGTGGTGCAAGAATCTCCGAAACCCGATCCGGGACCATCGTGCAAGGAGGCACCATGCGCACCAGACGCTCCGCCCACGCCGTACTCGCCCTCGCCGCCGTCGCCGTTCTGACGGCCTGCGCCAGCGGAACCGCGACCGACCCGATCGACCCCGATGCCGACATCACCGAGCAGACGCTCACCGTCAGCATCTGGGCCGACTACTATCCGGCAGACCTGGCCGAGCGCTTCGAGGCCGAGACCGGGGTGCCGGTGACGATCGTCAACCACACCACCAACGAGGACGTCATGGCGAAGCTCACGACCGGCGCCGACTCCGGTATCGACGTCGCCTTCGTCTCGGGGCAGTACGCCCAGGCGCTGGCCGAGCAGGGCCTGCTCGCCGAGCTGGAGAAGTCGCTCATCCCCAATGAGTCGAACCTCTACCCCGAAGCGAGCGAGCTCGCCTACGACCCGGGCAACGTCTACTCGCTCCCGTACGCGTGGGGCACCACGGGGCTCTGCTACCGCACCGATCTGCTCGACTTCGAGCCGACCTCGTGGGGTGACCTGCTGAATCCCGCTCCGGAGGTCGCCGGCACGACCACCATGCTGGCCACCGAACGCTGGATGACCCTGCCGGCCCAGAAGTTCCTCGGATTCTCGATCAACACCACCGACCCCGACGAGCTCGCGCAGATCCGCGCCCAGCTCGAGGCCACGAAGCCCACGCTGCTGGCGTTCGACGACACGACGTTCTACGAGAAGGTCGTCACCGGCGAGGCCACGATGGTGCAGGCCTGGGACGGCTGGTGCAACTACGGCATCGCCGAAGACCCGAACATCAGCTTCGTGCTGCCCGAGGAGGGCAGCGACCTCTGGGTCGACACCATGACGGTGCTGGCCTCGAGCCCCAACAAGGAGGCCGCGATGGCCTTCCTCAACTTCATCCTGGAGCCCGAGATCCACGGCTGGGTCGCCGAAAACATCCTCTACAAGGTGCCGAACGCCCCCGCCATGGAGGCCCTCGACCCCTCGATCATCGACGCGTTCCCGAACATGGGCATCACGCCCGCTGAGCTGCTCGAGCAGGAGGTCGCCATCGACCTCGGAGAGTTCACCGTCGAGTACTCCCGACTGGTCACCGAGATCCAGGCGGGCTGATCCGCCGGATGTCGGTCGCTGCGACCACGCCGGCCCGCGGCGGGACGAGCATGCGCTCGTCCCGCCGCTGGGCGGCAGCCGCACTGCTGGGCCCGGGGTCTGTGTATCTCGCGCTCTTCTTCCTCGTACCGCTCGGCCTCATCGTCGTCTACGCCTTCCTGACCCGTGGGCGGTTCGGCGGTGTGCTGCCCGAGGTCACCCTCGACAACTTCGCCCGCCTGCTGGAGCCGGTCTACGTGCAGGTGATCGGCACCTCGGTGGGCACCGCCGCCCTCACGACGCTGCTCGCGCTGGTGCTGGGGTTCCCCACCGCGTACGTGATCTCGCGGTTGCCGAGCCGGTGGCGGGTGACGGCTCTGGTCCTGGTGCTGCTGCCGTTCTGGACGAACTTCCTGATCCGCACCTACGCCTGGATCATCCTCCTGAACGACGCCGGCTGGATCAACGGCTCGCTCCTCGCCCTCGGACTCATCGACGACCCGATCCGGATGCTGTACACGCAGCCCGCGGTGATCACCGGCCTGCTCTACATCTACCTGCCGCTCATGATCCTCCCGCTGTACTCCGCGATCGAGCGCATCGACCCCGCGCTCGAGGAGGCTGCGACCAACCTCGGCGCGTCGCGCTGGCGGGTGTTCCGCACGATCACCATTCCGCTGGCGCTCCCGGGCATGCTCATCGGCAGCGTGTTCGTGTTCGTCCCGTCCATGGCGAACTTCGTCATCCCCGAGCTGATCGGCGGGGGGAAGAGCCTCCTGCTCGGCAATCTCATCCGCGACCAGTTCCTCAAGGCACGCGACTGGCCGTTCGGCGCCGCCCTCGCGCTCATCCTCGTCGCGATCCTCGTGCTGCTCCTCTTCCTGCAGGCGCGCGCAACCTCCCGCATGGAAGGAGGGCGCTCCCGTGCGCGTCCCTAGAGCCTTCCTCGTGCCCTTCTGGGCGACGTTCGTCTTCCTCTACATCCCGATCGTCGTGGTCGTCATCATGTCGTTCAACGCGTCCTCGAGCCTGTTCGTGTGGCGGGGCTTCTCCTTCGACTGGTACGTCGAGGTGTTCCGCGACGGCGCGCTGATGGCCGGGCTCGGCAACACCCTCATCGTGGCGAGCGGTTCCACCCTTCTCGCGACGGTACTCGGCACGCTGCTCGCGGTGGGGATCAGCCGCTACACCCGGTCTGGTCTGGTGCGCGCGTTCGCGATCGCCCCGGCGCTCCTGCCCGACCTGCTTCTCGCCATCGGCCTGCTCAGCCTCTTCGGCCTCGTGCAGCTCACCCTGGGGCTGCACTCGGTGCTGATCGCGCACGCGGTGTTCTCGATGGCCTTCGTGACGGCGATCGTGCTCGCACGGCTTTCGCATGTCGACCCCAGCCTGGAGGAGGCCTCCCGCGATCTCGGCGCCGGACCGCTGCGCACGCTCCTGCGCGTCACCATCCCGCAGCTCGCGCCGGGGATCGTCGCCGGGGCGCTCCTGGCCTTCACGCTGTCGCTCGACGAGTTCGTGATCGCTTTCTTCACCGCCGCCCCCAACGCCCCGACACTGCCGATGGTCATCTACTCGATGGTGCGCTTCGGCGTGACCCCGGAGGTGAATGCTCTCGCCACGATGCTGCTCGGCGTGAGCATGCTCGCCATCATCGCCACGCAGCGCCTCACCCGCATCACGGAGTCCCTATGAGCCCCGCGCCGTTGCTGTCGATCCGCAATCTCCGCCACCGCTACGGCGAGACCACGGCGCTCGACGATGTGTCGATCGACATCGGCGAGAACGAGTTCTTCGCGCTGCTCGGCCCCTCCGGGTGCGGCAAGACGACGCTGCTGCGTGCGATCGCCGGTTTCGAGCATCCGCACGAGGGGGAGATCTTCCTCGACGGACGCTCGCTGCTCGACGTGCCCGCCAATCGCCGACCCATCAATCTCATGTTCCAGTCGTACGCGCTCTTCCCGCACATGTCGGTCGAGCGCAACATCGCCTACGGCCTCGAGTCGGAGGGGCTCCCGCGGGCGGAGGTCCGCGCCCGCGTCGAGGAGGTGATCGAGACGGTCGGTCTCGGGTCTTTCGCCCGGCGTCGGCCGACCGCGCTCAGCGGCGGTCAGCGGCAGCGCGTCGCTCTGGCACGCGCGATCGTCAAGCGGCCGCGCCTCCTGCTGCTCGACGAGCCGCTCTCGGCCCTCGACCGCCAGGTTCGCGCCGAGATGCAGCTCGAGTTGAAGCGGTTGCAGCATGAGGTGGGGCTGACGTTCGTCGTCGTCACGCACGATCAGGAGGAGGCCATGTCGATGGCCGACCGCATCGCCGTGCTCGATCACGGGCGCGTGCGGCAGGTCGATGCGCCGTCGCAGCTGTACGCGAACCCGGCCGACCTGTTCGTCGCCGCGTTCATCGGCACCTCGACGCGCTTCGCGGGCACGCTCACCGCGACGGGTATCGACACCGCGTTCGGCGCGGTGCCCGGCGATCATTCGGGCGCGGTTGGAGAGCCGGGCGCGCTGGTCGTGCGCCCGGAGGATGTGCACCTCGGGCCGGTCGGCTCCGGCCGTGTCGATGGGGTCGTCATCGACACGACCTTCCACGGCGGCGCGTCGAGCGTGCGCCTCGAGCTCGACGGCGGCCTCGGCGTGCTCACCGGCACGGTGCACGCCGATCGGCTTCCCGCTCGGGGTGAGCGGCTCGGTGCCGACTGGTCGGCCGAGCGGGCAAGGATCGTCGCGGTCGAGCCCGCGCCGACCGCTCAGGGGGCGGTGAGCGGATGACCGGTCGCGAGCCGCGCGTAGTCGAGCAGCAGCTCCGCCGCCTCGTCGTGGCCGATCGACGGGTGGCGCGCCACGATGCGGTAGCCGTAGGCGTCCTCGAGGGCCACGAGATTGCGCGCGATGCGCAGCGACGGGCCCTGCAGGGCGAACAGGCCACGAGCGGCGCCCTGCTCGAGCACCGCCTGGTACATGGTGACCTGACGGTCGTAGAGCGTCGTGAGCAGGGCGGCGAGCACCGGGTTGCGACCCGCCGACCCGCCGAGCTCGCACAGCAGCCGCACCCCGGTGTCCTCCCCGTGCCGGG comes from the Microcella frigidaquae genome and includes:
- a CDS encoding polyamine ABC transporter substrate-binding protein, giving the protein MRTRRSAHAVLALAAVAVLTACASGTATDPIDPDADITEQTLTVSIWADYYPADLAERFEAETGVPVTIVNHTTNEDVMAKLTTGADSGIDVAFVSGQYAQALAEQGLLAELEKSLIPNESNLYPEASELAYDPGNVYSLPYAWGTTGLCYRTDLLDFEPTSWGDLLNPAPEVAGTTTMLATERWMTLPAQKFLGFSINTTDPDELAQIRAQLEATKPTLLAFDDTTFYEKVVTGEATMVQAWDGWCNYGIAEDPNISFVLPEEGSDLWVDTMTVLASSPNKEAAMAFLNFILEPEIHGWVAENILYKVPNAPAMEALDPSIIDAFPNMGITPAELLEQEVAIDLGEFTVEYSRLVTEIQAG
- a CDS encoding ABC transporter permease subunit — encoded protein: MRVPRAFLVPFWATFVFLYIPIVVVVIMSFNASSSLFVWRGFSFDWYVEVFRDGALMAGLGNTLIVASGSTLLATVLGTLLAVGISRYTRSGLVRAFAIAPALLPDLLLAIGLLSLFGLVQLTLGLHSVLIAHAVFSMAFVTAIVLARLSHVDPSLEEASRDLGAGPLRTLLRVTIPQLAPGIVAGALLAFTLSLDEFVIAFFTAAPNAPTLPMVIYSMVRFGVTPEVNALATMLLGVSMLAIIATQRLTRITESL
- a CDS encoding ABC transporter ATP-binding protein; its protein translation is MSPAPLLSIRNLRHRYGETTALDDVSIDIGENEFFALLGPSGCGKTTLLRAIAGFEHPHEGEIFLDGRSLLDVPANRRPINLMFQSYALFPHMSVERNIAYGLESEGLPRAEVRARVEEVIETVGLGSFARRRPTALSGGQRQRVALARAIVKRPRLLLLDEPLSALDRQVRAEMQLELKRLQHEVGLTFVVVTHDQEEAMSMADRIAVLDHGRVRQVDAPSQLYANPADLFVAAFIGTSTRFAGTLTATGIDTAFGAVPGDHSGAVGEPGALVVRPEDVHLGPVGSGRVDGVVIDTTFHGGASSVRLELDGGLGVLTGTVHADRLPARGERLGADWSAERARIVAVEPAPTAQGAVSG
- a CDS encoding ABC transporter permease, coding for MRSSRRWAAAALLGPGSVYLALFFLVPLGLIVVYAFLTRGRFGGVLPEVTLDNFARLLEPVYVQVIGTSVGTAALTTLLALVLGFPTAYVISRLPSRWRVTALVLVLLPFWTNFLIRTYAWIILLNDAGWINGSLLALGLIDDPIRMLYTQPAVITGLLYIYLPLMILPLYSAIERIDPALEEAATNLGASRWRVFRTITIPLALPGMLIGSVFVFVPSMANFVIPELIGGGKSLLLGNLIRDQFLKARDWPFGAALALILVAILVLLLFLQARATSRMEGGRSRARP
- a CDS encoding TetR/AcrR family transcriptional regulator, whose protein sequence is MARPKRQDARRDELVAATQRAILKSGPDGVKLNRVAAEAGLTSGAVLYYYPDIDELVLEANRVGMERFYDERLRMIEALPDDPVVRLCALVDSGLPRHGEDTGVRLLCELGGSAGRNPVLAALLTTLYDRQVTMYQAVLEQGAARGLFALQGPSLRIARNLVALEDAYGYRIVARHPSIGHDEAAELLLDYARLATGHPLTAP